A part of Leptotrichia trevisanii DSM 22070 genomic DNA contains:
- the trhA gene encoding PAQR family membrane homeostasis protein TrhA: MNKKTKNKSTNTLSEIHKKAENFSRGEEIANFVSHTVGAGLAVVAFIALTIRASWRQDTGTIISFMAFGFGLVVLYTMSAIYHGLKPGTAKMIFEIFDHSAIYILIAASYTPFLYLVVNSPMNKIILVIQWIVCFLGIIFKAFFTGKFKLFSTLLYLIMGWMIVFAWNDLIHNINQISLIYLILGGVLYSLGTIFYSWKICKFNHMIWHIFVILGSAFHFFAVYYLI, from the coding sequence ATGAATAAAAAAACTAAGAATAAAAGCACTAATACATTGTCAGAAATACACAAAAAAGCAGAAAATTTTTCTCGTGGTGAAGAAATTGCCAATTTTGTAAGCCATACTGTTGGTGCTGGACTTGCTGTTGTCGCTTTCATTGCATTAACAATACGTGCGAGCTGGAGGCAGGATACTGGAACAATCATATCATTTATGGCATTTGGATTTGGATTGGTAGTTTTGTATACAATGTCTGCAATATATCATGGGTTAAAGCCGGGAACAGCTAAAATGATTTTTGAAATTTTTGATCATTCTGCAATATACATTTTAATTGCGGCATCCTATACACCTTTTCTATATCTGGTAGTTAATTCACCAATGAATAAAATCATATTGGTAATCCAATGGATAGTGTGTTTCTTAGGAATTATATTTAAAGCATTTTTTACTGGAAAATTTAAGTTATTTTCTACGTTGCTATATTTAATAATGGGATGGATGATTGTATTTGCCTGGAATGATTTGATACACAATATAAATCAGATTTCATTAATTTATTTAATTTTAGGGGGTGTTCTGTACTCGCTTGGAACAATTTTTTATTCATGGAAAATATGTAAGTTTAATCATATGATTTGGCATATTTTTGTTATTTTAGGAAGTGCTTTTCACTTTTTTGCTGTGTATTATTTAATCTAA
- a CDS encoding helix-turn-helix domain-containing protein: MGRKSKISNELKIELVKRVLSGEASIKSLAKEYDIAKSSLMTWKKKYVEIGEESIMVGDKNRRYSREIKEKAIKSYLSNEGSLFDICKKYDIASVSVLNYWIRDYRRSMDANGNYTVVKKHIRKSIDAKVEAVVFCQKNNYDYNLTIKKFGVSYQQIYSWVKKYEKGGVDALVDNRGKRHVENKDEKAKKEK, from the coding sequence ATGGGAAGAAAATCGAAAATATCTAATGAACTAAAAATTGAGCTCGTAAAACGGGTATTATCAGGAGAAGCAAGCATTAAAAGTTTGGCAAAGGAATATGACATTGCAAAATCTTCGTTAATGACTTGGAAAAAGAAATATGTTGAAATTGGTGAAGAAAGTATAATGGTTGGTGATAAAAATAGACGTTATAGCCGTGAAATCAAGGAAAAAGCCATTAAAAGCTATTTAAGTAACGAAGGCTCACTATTTGACATTTGTAAAAAATACGATATTGCTTCTGTAAGTGTACTAAATTACTGGATTAGAGATTATAGAAGAAGTATGGATGCAAATGGAAATTATACAGTAGTAAAAAAACATATAAGAAAATCTATTGATGCAAAAGTTGAAGCTGTAGTTTTTTGTCAGAAAAACAATTATGATTACAATTTAACAATCAAAAAATTTGGCGTTTCATATCAGCAAATTTATTCATGGGTAAAAAAATATGAAAAAGGCGGAGTTGACGCATTAGTTGATAACCGTGGTAAAAGGCATGTTGAAAATAAAGATGAAAAAGCTAAAAAAGAGAAGTAA
- the lgt gene encoding prolipoprotein diacylglyceryl transferase, whose protein sequence is MKPYLFKIGGFELRIYSLMYILAFLFGMFIALADDVAEKRGVDDRKIIEDFAFTTILAGLIGARLYYVIFKFSDYIGNPLSIFYIWEGGLAIHGGIIGAFIGSYLYARKNKRSLWVLTDMAVGPLLFGQFLGRFGNLANGEVHGVPTFTPLSVIFSGTFTKWWAEYQAMSIAAKAQFKQLVPWGISFPLDTPAGSEFPNLPLHPAMLYEAFLNLIGFIILWFYFRKKEYNPGVLSMIYLIMYAIIRMFVSTFRAEDLLIFGIRLPYLISIAMIIIAIIGIKYFSSPNRKFVPVEVKKEEKNKSNDSAE, encoded by the coding sequence ATGAAACCATATTTATTTAAAATTGGAGGTTTTGAACTTAGAATTTATAGTTTAATGTATATTTTAGCCTTTCTTTTTGGAATGTTTATCGCACTTGCCGACGATGTTGCCGAAAAAAGAGGGGTTGATGATAGAAAAATTATTGAAGATTTTGCATTTACAACAATTCTGGCTGGATTAATTGGAGCAAGACTTTATTATGTTATTTTCAAATTTTCAGATTATATAGGAAACCCTTTGTCGATTTTTTATATCTGGGAAGGTGGACTTGCGATTCATGGTGGAATTATTGGTGCATTTATAGGATCATATCTGTATGCCAGAAAAAATAAACGGAGTTTATGGGTACTTACAGATATGGCTGTCGGGCCTTTACTATTTGGGCAATTCTTAGGAAGATTTGGAAATCTGGCAAATGGAGAAGTACACGGTGTGCCAACATTTACGCCGCTTAGTGTAATTTTTTCAGGAACATTCACTAAATGGTGGGCAGAATATCAGGCAATGAGTATTGCTGCAAAAGCCCAGTTTAAACAACTCGTACCTTGGGGAATAAGTTTTCCGTTAGATACACCTGCTGGTTCAGAATTTCCAAATTTACCACTACATCCGGCTATGCTTTATGAAGCATTTTTAAATTTGATTGGATTTATAATTCTTTGGTTCTACTTTAGAAAAAAAGAGTATAATCCTGGTGTTTTATCAATGATTTATTTAATTATGTACGCAATTATCAGAATGTTTGTAAGTACATTCAGGGCGGAAGATTTATTAATTTTCGGAATAAGACTTCCATATTTGATAAGTATAGCTATGATTATTATCGCTATTATCGGAATAAAATACTTTAGCAGTCCAAATAGAAAATTTGTGCCTGTTGAAGTTAAAAAAGAAGAAAAAAATAAAAGCAATGATTCAGCTGAATAA
- a CDS encoding pyridoxal-phosphate-dependent aminotransferase family protein, with protein MSSKLLLTPGPTNIPEEYLEILGNDIIHHRTPEFRRIMKENNENLKKVFKTANDVAILTSSGTGSMETAIVNFFSKGDKVLAINTGYFGDRFRKIAEIYGLNVINLQYEFGESYNLDDVKKVISENPDLKGILATHSETSVGILNNIKALGDLTKNTDILLVVDTISGLVVNEFDFDGWHIDVAIAGSQKAFLIPPGLAFVAISDKAKKAMETSDLPKYYFDLKQYKKYFEASGETPYTPAIALILALNQSLKDLVKNGIESTIKQKHDLRKYVEEKAQKLGFELLVKNEENRTNTLISVYREGIVIKSVIAALEEKGYTVTGGKGKYAESLMRIGILGQISKEQIDDFFVIFEEEVKKQL; from the coding sequence ATGAGTTCAAAATTATTATTAACACCGGGGCCAACTAATATACCGGAAGAATATTTAGAAATTTTAGGAAATGACATTATTCATCATAGAACACCTGAATTTAGAAGAATTATGAAAGAAAACAACGAAAACTTGAAAAAAGTCTTCAAAACAGCAAATGATGTGGCTATTCTTACTTCATCTGGAACAGGCTCAATGGAAACTGCCATTGTAAACTTCTTCTCAAAAGGAGATAAGGTTTTAGCGATAAATACTGGATATTTTGGGGACAGATTTAGAAAAATTGCTGAAATTTATGGGTTAAATGTAATTAATTTACAATATGAATTTGGAGAAAGCTATAACTTGGACGATGTAAAGAAAGTGATTTCTGAAAATCCTGATTTGAAAGGAATTTTAGCAACTCATAGTGAAACTTCAGTTGGTATTTTAAACAATATAAAGGCACTTGGGGATTTAACAAAAAATACAGACATTCTATTAGTTGTGGATACAATTAGTGGACTTGTGGTAAATGAGTTTGATTTTGACGGTTGGCATATTGATGTGGCAATCGCTGGAAGCCAAAAGGCATTTTTGATACCACCGGGACTTGCGTTTGTTGCTATAAGCGACAAAGCAAAAAAAGCCATGGAAACATCTGACTTGCCAAAATATTATTTTGACTTGAAACAATACAAAAAATACTTTGAAGCCAGCGGAGAAACACCATACACTCCAGCAATCGCTTTAATTCTGGCATTGAACCAATCACTAAAAGACTTGGTAAAAAACGGAATTGAAAGTACAATTAAGCAAAAACACGATTTAAGAAAATATGTTGAAGAAAAAGCACAAAAATTAGGATTTGAACTTTTAGTAAAAAATGAAGAAAATAGAACAAATACATTAATTTCAGTATACAGGGAAGGAATTGTAATAAAATCAGTTATTGCTGCACTTGAGGAAAAGGGATACACTGTTACAGGCGGAAAAGGAAAATATGCCGAAAGTCTTATGAGAATTGGGATTTTAGGGCAAATTTCCAAAGAACAGATTGATGACTTCTTTGTAATTTTTGAAGAAGAAGTAAAAAAACAATTATAA
- the kdsA gene encoding 3-deoxy-8-phosphooctulonate synthase — MLIDKVKKVKITDDITIGNDKIFLIAGPCVIESEDLVMEVAGKMKDITDKLGIQYVFKASFDKANRSSISSFRGPGLEKGLEILARVKQKYGVALATDIHEPWQCKEAAKVIDLLQIPAFLSRQTDLLIAAAETGKAVNIKKGQFLAPWDMKNVVKKFEEVGNENIMLCERGASFGYNNLVVDMRGLLEMRKFGYPVVFDATHSVQIPGGQGETSGGNRAYVYPLARAAVSVGVDGVFAEVHPEPDKGLSDGPNMLKLDNVEDILTKLIQYDRLTKEL, encoded by the coding sequence ATGTTGATAGATAAGGTGAAAAAAGTCAAGATTACTGATGATATTACTATTGGTAATGATAAGATTTTTTTGATTGCCGGACCTTGCGTGATTGAGTCGGAAGACTTGGTTATGGAAGTGGCTGGAAAAATGAAAGATATTACTGATAAGCTGGGGATTCAGTATGTTTTTAAGGCTTCGTTTGACAAGGCTAACCGTTCTTCTATTTCCTCATTCAGAGGACCGGGCCTTGAAAAAGGACTTGAGATTTTGGCACGGGTTAAGCAAAAATATGGTGTGGCTCTTGCAACAGATATTCATGAACCTTGGCAATGTAAGGAAGCTGCCAAAGTAATCGATTTGCTTCAAATACCTGCATTTTTATCACGACAGACTGATTTGCTTATCGCAGCAGCAGAAACTGGAAAAGCTGTTAATATCAAAAAAGGGCAGTTTTTAGCACCTTGGGATATGAAAAATGTTGTGAAGAAATTTGAGGAAGTTGGAAATGAGAATATAATGCTTTGTGAGCGTGGAGCTTCATTTGGATACAATAATCTTGTTGTTGATATGCGTGGTCTTCTGGAAATGAGAAAATTCGGCTATCCTGTTGTGTTTGATGCGACACATTCGGTACAAATTCCAGGAGGACAAGGGGAAACTTCAGGAGGGAACCGTGCTTATGTTTATCCACTTGCTAGAGCAGCTGTGTCTGTTGGAGTGGACGGAGTTTTTGCAGAAGTACACCCTGAACCTGACAAAGGCTTGTCCGATGGGCCAAATATGTTAAAACTGGACAATGTTGAAGATATTTTAACAAAATTAATACAATATGATAGATTAACAAAAGAATTATAA
- the hemL gene encoding glutamate-1-semialdehyde 2,1-aminomutase, producing the protein MNTDNSRKIYEKAKKSIPGGVNSPVRAFQSVDKEYPIFIQSGNGSKLYDEDGNEYVDMIGSWGPMILGHNYPKVMEVVRRELENGTSFGLPTKKEVELAELVKSCFPSIEKLRLTTSGTEAAMASVRVARAFTGKNKIVKFEGCYHGHSDSLLVKAGSGLLTFAHQDSNGITEGVVKDTITLPFGDFEKLKEILENDKDIACVIIEPIPANMGLIETEKEYLEKVREITEKENVVLIFDEVISGFRISIGGAQKVFGITPDLTVLGKIIGGGYPVGGFGGKKEIMNLISPVGNVYHAGTLSGNPISVAAGIETISILKENPEIYENVNKKTENLVNKINELIKKYDVPASVNHFGSLFTIFFAKEKVKTLEDAMNTNDEFYSIYFDTMLENGMIVPPSKYEAHFISYVHNDEDVEKLLKGVEKTFQKIAEKLR; encoded by the coding sequence ATGAATACAGATAATTCGAGAAAGATTTATGAAAAGGCAAAGAAATCGATACCGGGTGGTGTTAATAGTCCTGTGAGGGCGTTTCAGTCTGTTGATAAGGAGTATCCGATTTTTATTCAGAGCGGGAATGGAAGTAAACTTTATGATGAAGATGGGAATGAGTATGTGGATATGATTGGTTCATGGGGGCCGATGATTTTGGGGCATAATTATCCGAAGGTTATGGAGGTTGTGAGAAGGGAGCTTGAGAATGGGACTTCGTTTGGGTTGCCTACAAAAAAGGAAGTGGAACTTGCGGAGCTTGTGAAGAGCTGTTTTCCGTCGATTGAGAAATTAAGACTCACTACTTCGGGGACAGAGGCGGCGATGGCCAGTGTGAGAGTTGCCCGTGCGTTTACTGGGAAAAATAAGATTGTAAAATTTGAGGGATGTTATCACGGACATTCGGATTCACTTTTGGTTAAAGCTGGATCAGGGCTTTTGACGTTTGCACACCAGGATAGTAATGGGATTACTGAGGGAGTTGTGAAAGATACGATAACGTTGCCATTTGGGGACTTTGAGAAATTGAAGGAAATTTTGGAAAATGATAAGGATATTGCGTGTGTAATTATTGAGCCAATTCCAGCAAATATGGGACTTATTGAAACAGAGAAGGAATACTTGGAAAAGGTACGTGAAATTACAGAAAAGGAAAATGTTGTGCTAATTTTTGATGAGGTAATTTCAGGATTCAGAATTTCGATAGGTGGGGCTCAAAAAGTATTTGGAATTACGCCAGATTTGACAGTGCTTGGGAAAATTATTGGTGGTGGTTATCCAGTTGGTGGATTTGGTGGAAAAAAGGAAATTATGAATTTAATTTCACCAGTTGGTAATGTTTATCACGCTGGAACGCTTTCTGGGAATCCAATTTCAGTTGCTGCTGGGATAGAAACTATTTCGATTTTGAAAGAAAATCCAGAAATTTATGAAAATGTAAATAAAAAAACGGAGAATTTGGTAAATAAAATTAATGAATTAATAAAAAAATATGATGTTCCAGCAAGTGTGAATCACTTTGGAAGCCTTTTCACAATATTTTTTGCAAAGGAAAAAGTAAAAACTCTCGAAGATGCAATGAATACAAATGATGAATTTTACAGCATATATTTTGATACAATGCTTGAAAATGGTATGATTGTGCCACCTTCAAAATATGAGGCACATTTCATTTCTTACGTTCATAATGATGAGGATGTGGAAAAGTTATTGAAAGGTGTGGAAAAAACTTTTCAAAAGATTGCTGAAAAATTAAGATGA
- a CDS encoding nicotinate-nucleotide--dimethylbenzimidazole phosphoribosyltransferase gives MEKRKSGKTRKILFDTIKKITALDKNRMKKKEDELNSLLKTPKGLGKLEELAIRLEGMSENYKPRKKMVLVMAADNGVEREKVSKSKRVITQYVVEAMLNGKSSINALAMVYNADVKVVDLGIDESSDAKNEINLSGIIDRKIMKTGTNNIVKGAAMDYEKAVKAIETGIEMVDEFVKDGYNLFATGEMGIGNTTTSSAILKVLTDLSLDEIVGYGSGIDDKTLEHKKNVVKKAVEVNGLSKFFEENINGMMKKENTEKNKKNINFDKKGNMANIEINEINVFEKNKIIDILAKVGGLDIAGMAGTYLGCAKNCIPVVIDGFISAISALVAYKICPDCRDFMIASHLSEEPGMKYIMKELDLEPMLFMNMKLGEGTGAVMMFPVIEGACNITENVRKYPYV, from the coding sequence ATGGAAAAGAGAAAGAGTGGAAAAACAAGGAAAATTTTATTTGATACAATAAAAAAAATAACAGCTTTAGACAAAAACAGAATGAAAAAAAAGGAAGATGAACTGAATTCATTGCTAAAAACTCCAAAAGGGCTGGGAAAACTGGAAGAGTTGGCAATAAGGCTTGAGGGAATGAGCGAAAATTATAAGCCCCGCAAAAAAATGGTGCTTGTAATGGCGGCTGATAATGGCGTAGAACGGGAAAAAGTGAGCAAATCCAAAAGAGTAATAACTCAATATGTCGTGGAGGCAATGTTAAATGGCAAATCATCAATTAATGCTCTTGCAATGGTATATAATGCTGATGTAAAAGTGGTAGATTTGGGAATTGATGAGAGTTCGGATGCTAAAAATGAGATAAATTTATCTGGAATTATTGACAGGAAAATTATGAAAACTGGTACTAATAATATTGTCAAAGGAGCCGCAATGGATTATGAAAAGGCTGTGAAGGCGATAGAAACTGGAATTGAGATGGTTGATGAATTTGTGAAGGATGGGTATAATTTATTTGCAACTGGAGAGATGGGGATTGGAAATACTACGACTAGCAGTGCTATTTTGAAGGTTTTGACAGATTTGTCGTTAGATGAGATTGTCGGCTATGGAAGCGGGATTGATGATAAAACTTTGGAGCATAAGAAGAATGTTGTCAAAAAGGCAGTTGAAGTGAATGGATTGTCAAAATTTTTTGAAGAAAATATAAATGGAATGATGAAAAAAGAAAATACTGAAAAAAACAAAAAAAATATCAACTTTGATAAAAAAGGAAATATGGCGAATATAGAAATTAACGAAATTAATGTATTTGAAAAAAATAAAATAATAGATATACTGGCAAAAGTTGGAGGACTGGATATTGCTGGAATGGCGGGAACTTATCTGGGATGTGCCAAAAATTGTATACCTGTTGTGATAGATGGCTTTATTTCTGCAATTTCTGCTCTTGTTGCTTATAAAATCTGTCCAGATTGCAGAGATTTTATGATTGCTTCTCATTTAAGTGAAGAGCCTGGAATGAAGTATATTATGAAGGAACTGGATTTAGAGCCGATGCTTTTTATGAATATGAAACTTGGGGAGGGAACAGGGGCGGTTATGATGTTTCCTGTAATAGAAGGGGCTTGCAATATTACAGAAAATGTGAGAAAATATCCCTATGTGTAA